A window of Haliscomenobacter hydrossis DSM 1100 contains these coding sequences:
- a CDS encoding MIP/aquaporin family protein, whose amino-acid sequence MITSPFLGELIGTMVLILLGNGVVANVLLSKTKGNNGGLIAITAGWGFAVTMGIFIAQKFGSPGAHLNPAVTIAMAVKDNNFSNVLPFISAQLLGAILGATLVWLHHLPHWGATNDQGAKLAAFSTSPAIPNAPANLISEIIGTLVLLIGVIALYAEAGSGMAPLLVGVLVWAIGLSLGGTTGYAINPARDLGPRIAHTILPIAGKGGSDWGYAWVPVVGPIVAALIAGGILNGFGF is encoded by the coding sequence ATGATTACTTCTCCTTTTTTGGGTGAGCTCATTGGCACTATGGTGCTCATCCTGCTGGGCAATGGTGTAGTTGCCAACGTTTTACTCAGCAAAACCAAAGGAAACAACGGCGGTTTGATTGCCATAACGGCGGGCTGGGGCTTTGCAGTGACCATGGGCATCTTTATCGCCCAAAAATTTGGTAGTCCTGGTGCCCACCTCAATCCGGCGGTCACCATTGCCATGGCGGTCAAAGACAACAACTTCAGCAACGTCCTTCCATTCATCAGTGCCCAGCTGTTGGGGGCCATATTGGGGGCTACGTTGGTGTGGCTACACCACCTGCCACATTGGGGAGCGACCAATGATCAGGGTGCTAAGCTGGCGGCTTTCAGTACGAGTCCAGCTATTCCCAACGCTCCAGCCAACCTGATCAGTGAAATCATTGGTACACTGGTGCTGCTCATTGGTGTAATTGCTTTGTATGCGGAGGCTGGTTCGGGTATGGCACCGCTGTTGGTCGGTGTTTTGGTCTGGGCCATTGGCCTGAGTTTAGGCGGCACGACGGGTTATGCCATCAATCCCGCCCGGGATTTGGGTCCCCGGATTGCACATACCATTCTGCCCATTGCCGGAAAAGGAGGGAGCGACTGGGGCTATGCCTGGGTGCCAGTCGTTGGGCCGATTGTAGCAGCGTTGATTGCTGGTGGCATTTTGAATGGGTTTGGCTTTTGA
- the pdxA gene encoding 4-hydroxythreonine-4-phosphate dehydrogenase PdxA, protein MNEQAVGQEKLDKLKIGISIGDINGIGLEVIIKTLSNPKIINFCVPVLYGSSKIVSYHKNIVGLDLLFQQIRNAERVFPDRVNVVNCWQENVNIVLGKPTDVSGKYAYQALEWAVKELKAGYIDALVTAPINKEAMQMANFPFPGHTEYLTQELANGKESLMLMVSDTLRIGVATNHLPLREVAGKVSKELIARKLKTFEETLRIDFGIDRPIIAVLGMNPHAGDGGVLGDEDDRIIRPAIIECKKNGMLAMGPFPADGFFGSGYYKKFDGILAIYHDQGLIPFKLLAFGSGINYTAGLSAIRTSPDHGTAYDIAGKNEADPDSFREALFMAIELAKNRKEYFGDRANALVRRSKIKSENGIEEEEEEDLEDEIDDVLEEDQAYEEEGYDEEEQ, encoded by the coding sequence ATGAATGAACAAGCAGTAGGCCAGGAAAAACTGGACAAACTTAAAATCGGCATCAGCATCGGTGATATCAATGGAATTGGGTTAGAGGTAATCATAAAAACGCTGTCCAATCCTAAAATAATCAACTTTTGCGTACCTGTGTTGTACGGATCCTCTAAGATCGTTTCGTACCACAAAAATATCGTTGGCCTAGATTTGCTTTTCCAGCAAATCCGCAACGCAGAACGTGTATTTCCCGATCGCGTCAACGTAGTGAACTGCTGGCAGGAAAACGTCAATATCGTCCTCGGTAAACCGACCGACGTTAGTGGAAAATACGCCTATCAGGCCTTGGAATGGGCGGTCAAAGAGCTCAAGGCAGGATACATCGATGCACTCGTTACCGCTCCGATCAATAAGGAGGCCATGCAGATGGCCAACTTTCCCTTCCCTGGGCACACTGAGTACCTGACTCAGGAACTGGCCAATGGTAAGGAAAGTCTCATGTTGATGGTGAGCGATACCCTGCGCATTGGGGTAGCTACGAACCACCTGCCCTTGCGCGAGGTAGCAGGCAAGGTGAGCAAAGAACTCATCGCACGCAAGTTGAAGACCTTTGAAGAAACCTTGCGGATAGATTTTGGCATTGACCGGCCCATCATTGCGGTACTGGGAATGAATCCACACGCCGGTGATGGGGGGGTATTGGGTGATGAAGACGACCGGATTATCCGGCCAGCCATTATCGAATGCAAAAAGAACGGCATGTTGGCCATGGGGCCATTCCCGGCAGATGGGTTCTTTGGCTCGGGTTACTACAAAAAATTCGATGGCATTTTGGCCATTTATCATGATCAAGGTTTAATCCCATTTAAACTTTTGGCGTTTGGAAGTGGTATTAATTATACGGCGGGATTAAGCGCGATTCGTACTTCTCCTGATCATGGCACGGCCTATGATATTGCCGGAAAAAACGAGGCAGACCCCGATTCTTTCCGAGAAGCTTTGTTCATGGCCATTGAACTGGCTAAAAACCGCAAGGAGTATTTTGGCGATCGTGCCAATGCCCTGGTGCGCCGCAGCAAGATCAAATCGGAGAACGGGATTGAGGAGGAAGAAGAGGAGGATCTGGAAGATGAAATCGACGACGTGCTCGAAGAAGATCAAGCTTACGAGGAAGAAGGTTATGATGAGGAGGAACAATAA
- a CDS encoding bestrophin family protein, which produces MISYNPKDWITFIFRFHRSDTVRRLFPMIVLISLYSAGIAYLELEIWQLSAKSYVRNISVMHTLLGFVISFLLVFRTNTAYERWWEGRRLWGTLVNNSRNLAMKLAALLHAEAEERDFFRAMIPAYAAALQRHLRSEETRIELFDKLPAGVQQKMDLEKHIPNQIAALLYNRVLLLAEQGKLKAEHLFFLNLELQSFTEVCGACERIKNTPIPYSYSVFIKKFIFFYIMTLPFGYVFSLGYYVIPIVAFIFYVLASLEIIAEEIEEPFGADENDLPLGMISRNIQMHIGELI; this is translated from the coding sequence ATGATAAGTTACAACCCAAAAGACTGGATCACTTTCATCTTTCGCTTTCATCGTTCGGATACGGTGCGGCGACTGTTCCCCATGATCGTGCTTATTTCGCTATATTCTGCCGGGATAGCCTATTTAGAATTGGAGATCTGGCAACTGAGCGCCAAAAGTTATGTGCGCAATATTTCGGTCATGCACACCTTGCTGGGCTTTGTCATTTCTTTTTTGCTGGTTTTTCGGACGAATACCGCTTACGAACGCTGGTGGGAAGGAAGGCGTTTGTGGGGCACACTGGTCAACAACAGCCGCAACCTGGCCATGAAGCTTGCGGCCTTGCTCCATGCTGAAGCCGAAGAGCGCGATTTTTTCCGGGCCATGATCCCTGCCTACGCAGCGGCTTTGCAGCGGCACCTGCGCAGCGAGGAAACCCGCATTGAATTGTTTGACAAATTGCCTGCTGGTGTACAACAAAAGATGGACCTGGAAAAACACATCCCCAACCAAATTGCAGCTTTGTTGTACAACCGGGTACTCTTGCTTGCTGAACAAGGCAAACTCAAAGCGGAACACCTCTTTTTCCTCAACCTGGAGTTGCAATCATTTACGGAAGTATGTGGGGCTTGTGAACGCATCAAAAACACCCCCATTCCCTATTCCTATAGCGTGTTCATCAAAAAGTTTATCTTTTTTTACATCATGACCCTGCCTTTTGGTTACGTGTTTAGCCTTGGGTACTACGTCATCCCCATTGTGGCCTTTATCTTTTATGTACTGGCCAGTTTGGAAATTATTGCCGAGGAAATTGAAGAACCCTTCGGCGCGGATGAGAATGATTTGCCCCTGGGTATGATCAGCCGCAACATCCAGATGCATATCGGGGAGTTGATTTAG
- a CDS encoding HD domain-containing protein: MDYNAAKDFIVDKLKRELSADLTYHGLHHTLDVFDITKELCNIEAVTLKEAVLLKTAALFHDSGFTINNKDHELLGCQIARLELPKFGYDDDEVEQICGMIMATKIPQNPKNPLEAILCDADLDYLGRDDFYSIGATLYQELKSYNVLQNEEAWNRLQVSFLEKHTFFTPTSIERRAPKKAAYLTELRDLVASYEKK; this comes from the coding sequence ATGGATTACAATGCAGCCAAGGATTTTATCGTCGATAAGCTCAAGCGCGAACTCTCCGCTGATTTGACTTATCATGGTTTGCACCATACTTTGGACGTCTTTGACATTACCAAAGAACTCTGCAACATTGAAGCAGTGACCCTTAAAGAAGCAGTGTTGCTCAAGACGGCTGCCCTTTTCCACGATTCAGGGTTTACCATCAACAACAAAGACCATGAATTGCTGGGTTGTCAGATTGCCCGTCTCGAATTGCCCAAGTTTGGGTACGACGATGATGAGGTTGAGCAAATTTGTGGCATGATCATGGCCACGAAAATCCCGCAAAATCCAAAAAATCCCCTGGAAGCCATTCTTTGTGATGCAGATCTGGATTATTTAGGTCGGGATGACTTTTATAGCATCGGTGCCACCTTGTACCAAGAGTTAAAATCCTATAATGTGCTGCAAAATGAAGAGGCCTGGAACCGCCTACAGGTGTCCTTCCTAGAAAAACATACCTTTTTCACACCCACCAGTATTGAGCGTCGAGCACCGAAAAAAGCCGCCTATCTGACAGAATTGCGCGATTTGGTGGCTTCCTACGAAAAAAAATAA
- a CDS encoding lipoprotein signal peptidase, translated as MKPSVKVGILVFLVLLADQALKIGVKTHMEYGAEIKILGLDWALLHFVENNGMAFGWDLGGEYGKLALSLFRIAAVIFLILFIRQLIRENIRFGVLASFGLILAGAIGNILDSAFYGLIFSPSYYHGGLATLFPPEGGYAGFLHGKVVDMLYFPIWQGIYPTWVPFLGGSEYFFFKPVFNIADVSITTGVLNILIFQRDFFRYYQKEEEVAAAPAPVIPESSNQDLPEVQDQ; from the coding sequence TTGAAGCCATCAGTTAAAGTAGGAATACTGGTTTTTTTGGTTTTACTGGCTGATCAAGCCTTGAAGATTGGGGTAAAAACCCACATGGAGTATGGTGCAGAAATCAAAATCCTGGGCTTGGATTGGGCGCTGTTGCATTTTGTAGAAAACAATGGCATGGCCTTTGGCTGGGATTTGGGTGGTGAATACGGCAAGCTGGCCTTGAGCCTCTTTCGCATTGCTGCCGTCATTTTCCTGATTCTTTTTATTCGTCAGCTCATTCGTGAAAACATTCGCTTTGGGGTATTGGCCAGTTTTGGACTCATCCTGGCTGGTGCCATTGGCAACATTCTGGACAGCGCTTTTTACGGGCTCATCTTTTCACCTTCTTATTATCATGGAGGACTGGCTACCTTATTTCCACCGGAAGGCGGTTATGCAGGTTTTTTACATGGAAAGGTAGTCGATATGCTATATTTTCCCATTTGGCAAGGCATTTACCCCACTTGGGTGCCATTTCTCGGGGGGAGTGAATATTTTTTCTTCAAGCCCGTATTCAACATTGCGGATGTTTCGATCACCACGGGGGTACTGAATATCCTGATTTTTCAACGCGATTTTTTTCGCTATTACCAGAAAGAGGAGGAAGTGGCAGCTGCTCCTGCTCCGGTAATACCCGAAAGTAGTAATCAAGATTTGCCAGAAGTGCAAGATCAGTAA
- a CDS encoding DUF4920 domain-containing protein — protein sequence MKRFFLFLVVATTIFACNSTKNSVSDKGDGKHFGAKIKPTGAISYDALLAELDAKDSLKVKVVGKVEGVCQVKGCWMNIISDAEGKPKMFVKFKDYAFFMPKDISGRKVVMQGMAYREVTPVDELRHYAEDAGKSAAEIALITKPKEELKFMASGVVLLD from the coding sequence ATGAAAAGATTCTTTCTCTTCCTAGTGGTGGCTACAACCATATTTGCTTGTAACAGCACCAAAAACAGCGTAAGTGACAAAGGTGATGGCAAACACTTTGGCGCAAAAATAAAGCCAACTGGTGCTATTTCTTACGATGCCTTGCTTGCGGAGCTTGATGCCAAAGATTCACTGAAAGTAAAAGTGGTGGGAAAAGTAGAAGGGGTATGCCAGGTTAAGGGCTGTTGGATGAACATCATCTCCGATGCCGAGGGTAAGCCCAAAATGTTTGTCAAATTTAAGGATTACGCTTTTTTTATGCCTAAAGACATTTCCGGCCGCAAAGTCGTGATGCAGGGCATGGCCTATCGTGAAGTGACTCCCGTAGATGAACTGCGCCACTACGCTGAAGACGCGGGTAAATCCGCTGCAGAGATCGCCTTGATCACCAAGCCTAAAGAAGAATTGAAGTTTATGGCTTCTGGTGTTGTTCTTTTGGATTGA
- a CDS encoding xylulokinase, which produces MYLIGYDIGSSSVKAALVDAESGKTLVRTQYPDREMDMQAPRAGWAEQHPDQWWEGIVQATQRLLKSHSFNPQSVKAIGISYQMHGLVLVDAADQVLRPSIIWCDGRAVDIGAAAFERIGQQKALAHLLNSPGNFTASKLRWVQENEPELYRRIKHFMLPGDYIALKMTGETCSTISGLSEGIFWDFLEQKPADLVFQDYGIDPALMPALQPTFGIQGALRAEAAAELGLVAGIPVAYRAGDQPNNALSLNVLDPGEVAATGGTSGVVYAITDQAVYDPLSRVNGFAHVNYTLEHPSIGVLMCINGAGITYSWLRQNMGAAGVSYPELEERAAQVPIGADGLSILPFGNSAERILNNVDLGAQIQGLNFNRHGQAHLIRAGLEGIAFAFVYGMSILQEMGLDLKVMRVGNDNLFQSRIFAETIATLCNSHIEMLDTTGAVGAAKGAGFGAGVYSSLREALGSTPKVGAYEPLSNADAHTAAYSVWLNQLHKLSNK; this is translated from the coding sequence ATGTACCTCATTGGATATGACATAGGCAGTTCTTCGGTAAAAGCGGCATTGGTCGATGCTGAAAGCGGCAAAACTTTGGTGCGCACGCAATATCCGGATCGCGAGATGGATATGCAAGCCCCTCGTGCCGGTTGGGCAGAACAACATCCTGACCAATGGTGGGAGGGGATTGTGCAGGCTACCCAGCGCTTGTTGAAAAGCCATTCCTTCAATCCTCAATCCGTAAAAGCCATCGGGATTTCTTACCAGATGCACGGTCTGGTGCTGGTGGATGCGGCGGATCAGGTGCTGCGACCGTCCATCATTTGGTGTGATGGTCGGGCAGTAGACATTGGTGCTGCTGCATTCGAACGCATCGGGCAACAAAAAGCCCTGGCGCACTTGCTCAACTCTCCAGGCAATTTCACCGCTTCCAAACTGCGTTGGGTACAAGAGAACGAACCCGAGCTGTATCGGCGCATCAAACACTTTATGCTTCCCGGCGACTACATTGCCCTCAAAATGACCGGAGAAACCTGCTCAACCATTTCTGGACTTTCTGAAGGCATATTTTGGGATTTTTTGGAGCAAAAGCCTGCCGATCTGGTTTTCCAGGATTACGGGATCGATCCAGCTTTAATGCCTGCCCTGCAACCCACTTTTGGCATCCAGGGCGCATTGCGGGCAGAGGCGGCGGCTGAGTTGGGCCTGGTTGCGGGTATTCCGGTGGCTTACCGGGCAGGAGATCAGCCCAATAATGCCCTTTCCCTCAACGTGCTTGATCCAGGTGAAGTGGCGGCTACCGGGGGTACTTCCGGGGTAGTATATGCCATTACAGACCAGGCGGTGTACGATCCTCTGTCCCGAGTCAATGGTTTTGCCCACGTCAATTATACCCTGGAGCACCCTTCCATCGGGGTGTTGATGTGCATCAATGGTGCAGGCATTACTTATAGCTGGTTGCGGCAAAACATGGGTGCAGCGGGAGTGTCTTACCCCGAATTGGAAGAACGCGCCGCGCAGGTTCCTATTGGCGCCGATGGCTTGTCGATCCTGCCCTTCGGAAATAGCGCCGAACGCATCCTGAACAATGTCGATTTGGGTGCTCAAATCCAGGGACTCAACTTCAACCGCCACGGACAAGCGCACTTGATTCGCGCAGGGCTGGAAGGTATTGCGTTTGCGTTTGTGTATGGCATGAGCATCCTGCAAGAAATGGGGCTCGACCTGAAAGTAATGCGGGTGGGCAATGACAACTTGTTTCAATCGCGTATCTTTGCCGAAACCATTGCTACCTTGTGCAACAGCCACATTGAAATGCTGGATACCACCGGGGCAGTAGGTGCAGCTAAAGGAGCGGGATTTGGGGCAGGCGTTTATTCATCTTTGCGCGAAGCGCTGGGCAGTACGCCCAAAGTGGGAGCTTATGAGCCTTTATCCAATGCTGATGCGCATACCGCCGCGTACAGTGTTTGGTTAAACCAATTGCATAAACTATCAAACAAATAG
- the rsmA gene encoding 16S rRNA (adenine(1518)-N(6)/adenine(1519)-N(6))-dimethyltransferase RsmA, producing MKAKKSFGQHFLNREEIAERIANSLTTNTELAPLVLEVGPGKGMLTKYLLAKTASLKVVEADVDMVNYLQKYYPQLQDNIISGDFLKVDLAAVFNGQAFGLIGNFPYNISSQIVFHMIKFRPYVPEMVGMFQKEMADRIIAKPGGKDYGVISVLTQAYYEGKTLFNVDKSCFSPPPKVQSAVIRLLRKENQDLGCDEALFRQVVKTSFNQRRKMLRNTLKPLFAESVEILEDVFYQQRPEQLALNDFIEITRKLQNLNNH from the coding sequence TTGAAAGCTAAAAAATCCTTTGGGCAGCACTTTCTCAACCGGGAAGAAATTGCCGAACGCATCGCCAATAGTTTAACAACCAACACCGAATTGGCTCCTCTTGTTTTGGAAGTAGGTCCTGGAAAAGGTATGCTGACCAAATATTTACTGGCAAAAACCGCTTCACTAAAAGTGGTTGAAGCAGACGTGGACATGGTCAACTACCTCCAAAAATACTATCCACAATTGCAGGACAACATTATTTCCGGGGATTTTCTTAAAGTTGACCTCGCGGCGGTATTTAACGGCCAGGCCTTTGGCTTGATTGGCAACTTCCCCTACAACATCTCTTCACAAATTGTTTTTCACATGATCAAATTCCGGCCTTATGTGCCGGAAATGGTCGGGATGTTTCAAAAAGAAATGGCGGATCGGATCATTGCCAAACCGGGTGGCAAAGATTATGGGGTGATCAGTGTTTTGACTCAGGCTTATTATGAGGGTAAAACCTTGTTCAATGTTGACAAAAGTTGTTTTTCACCTCCACCCAAGGTACAATCGGCAGTAATTCGTTTGCTGCGCAAAGAAAATCAAGACCTTGGCTGTGATGAAGCACTTTTTCGGCAAGTGGTCAAAACGTCGTTTAACCAACGGCGCAAGATGCTGCGCAATACATTGAAGCCCTTGTTCGCAGAAAGTGTCGAAATATTGGAGGATGTTTTTTATCAGCAACGTCCGGAACAACTGGCCTTAAACGATTTCATTGAAATAACCCGTAAGCTGCAAAACCTTAACAACCATTGA
- the xylA gene encoding xylose isomerase, which yields MSNSVVLGNREYFPGIGKIQFEGAGSDNPLAFKYYDENRVVAGKTMKEHFRFATAYWHTFCGTGGDPFGPGTKKFPWLEASDAVQSAKDKMDAAFEFFTKIGTPYFCFHDVDLVDEGPSLAESERRLSAIVDYAKEKIAASGVKVLWGTANLFSNPRYMNGAATSPDFSVAAYAGAQLKNAIDATIALNGENYVFWGGREGYMSLLNTDMKREQEHLARMLSMSRDYARSQGFKGVFFIEPKPMEPSKHQYDFDCATVVGFLNRYGLADDFKINIEVNHATLALHTFQHELQVAADAGMLGSIDANRGDYQNGWDTDQFPNNVMELTESMLVILQAGGLQGGGVNFDAKTRRNSTDLIDIFYAHIGGMDVFARALIAADAVLSKSKFLAMRKERYASYDSGKGKEFEDGKLSLQDLHALAHANPEPGLSSGRQELYENILTQYT from the coding sequence ATGAGTAATTCTGTTGTATTGGGGAATCGCGAGTATTTTCCCGGGATTGGGAAAATACAGTTTGAAGGAGCTGGCTCCGACAATCCGCTGGCCTTTAAATACTACGATGAAAATCGGGTAGTGGCGGGCAAAACCATGAAAGAGCATTTTCGCTTTGCTACGGCTTATTGGCATACTTTCTGTGGTACAGGTGGAGATCCCTTTGGCCCGGGCACTAAAAAGTTCCCCTGGTTGGAGGCAAGTGACGCGGTACAGTCTGCCAAGGACAAAATGGATGCCGCATTTGAGTTTTTTACCAAAATTGGCACGCCCTATTTTTGTTTCCACGATGTGGATTTGGTAGACGAAGGCCCCAGCCTCGCTGAAAGCGAGCGACGGTTAAGCGCCATCGTTGACTACGCCAAAGAAAAGATTGCTGCTTCAGGGGTAAAGGTGCTGTGGGGAACGGCCAATTTGTTTTCCAATCCCCGCTACATGAATGGCGCGGCCACCAGCCCGGATTTTAGTGTAGCAGCATATGCTGGAGCGCAGCTCAAAAATGCCATCGATGCCACCATTGCACTCAATGGAGAAAACTACGTATTCTGGGGTGGTCGTGAAGGTTACATGTCTTTGCTGAATACTGACATGAAGCGGGAGCAAGAGCACTTGGCCCGTATGTTGAGCATGTCGCGGGATTATGCCCGCAGCCAAGGCTTCAAAGGGGTGTTTTTTATCGAACCCAAACCCATGGAGCCCAGTAAGCACCAGTACGATTTTGACTGTGCTACGGTGGTTGGTTTCCTCAACCGTTATGGTCTGGCTGATGATTTTAAAATCAACATCGAAGTAAACCACGCCACTTTGGCGCTGCATACTTTCCAGCACGAGCTACAAGTGGCCGCCGATGCGGGCATGTTGGGCAGCATTGACGCCAACCGTGGCGATTACCAAAATGGCTGGGATACCGACCAGTTCCCCAACAACGTTATGGAATTGACGGAGTCGATGTTGGTGATCCTGCAAGCTGGTGGTTTACAAGGCGGTGGGGTGAATTTTGATGCCAAAACCCGCCGTAACTCCACCGATCTGATCGATATCTTCTACGCCCACATTGGTGGTATGGATGTGTTTGCCCGGGCTTTGATTGCTGCCGACGCGGTTTTGAGCAAGTCGAAATTTTTGGCCATGCGCAAAGAGCGTTATGCTAGTTACGACAGCGGCAAAGGCAAGGAGTTTGAAGATGGAAAACTCAGCCTGCAAGATCTGCATGCTTTGGCCCACGCCAATCCTGAGCCGGGATTGAGCAGCGGAAGACAGGAGTTGTACGAGAACATCCTGACTCAGTACACATAG
- a CDS encoding caspase family protein — translation MKMLCCVWSLLWVTLVLNAQNPSFKCIKGNCENGFGKCVLPNGSVYEGGFQAGKIHGLGTMDFPNRDRYSGEWRNQIRHGRGRYKFATGDEYLGEFQSNVIQGTGTMTYIDGSKYEGQWYNSQPQGKGVLTLANKDRYDGDFQLGKFGGKGTMVYANGDKYVGDWKEGKPHGSGTLSKTTGAPMAGIWDQGRFLGASRLEILQNQVALPEDTLQYRNCNVEYCATGLGQFVYRNGTRYVGYFANGNPEGLGKTFYTSGDRYEGGWKSNNPQGRGIMYYRDGRILTALWEKGLPVQKIFEETQKPNAGTKPPSAKPTSDVKIWAVVVGAAQYNHLVSLRFTDDDAYLVYAFLRSPEGGAVPESQIRLLIDEDATRSGILSAMNTLYQKADDNDVIFFYFSGHGIEGSFLPIDYDGYNNGIQHEELKNIIEKSRAKHKIIIADACHAGSIGNPRTPVHLELEKFYRAFVSTKGGTALFMSSKSEEYSLEDNGLRSGVFSHFLIKGLKGPADQDHNNLITIKEAFDYVQRNVRTYTANVQTPLLFGTFDQAMPFALIRE, via the coding sequence ATGAAGATGTTGTGCTGCGTGTGGAGCCTACTGTGGGTCACCCTGGTGTTAAATGCTCAAAATCCGTCTTTTAAGTGCATTAAAGGCAATTGCGAGAACGGGTTTGGGAAGTGTGTACTTCCCAATGGATCTGTTTACGAAGGAGGTTTTCAAGCTGGAAAAATCCATGGCTTGGGAACGATGGACTTCCCCAATCGAGACCGGTATAGCGGTGAATGGCGCAACCAGATACGCCACGGTAGAGGCCGTTACAAATTTGCCACTGGCGACGAATACCTGGGCGAATTCCAATCCAATGTAATCCAGGGCACGGGCACCATGACCTACATCGACGGCTCGAAATACGAGGGCCAATGGTACAACAGCCAGCCACAAGGCAAAGGGGTACTCACGTTAGCCAATAAGGACCGCTACGATGGTGATTTTCAGCTGGGCAAATTCGGAGGAAAAGGAACCATGGTTTATGCCAATGGGGATAAATACGTGGGCGACTGGAAAGAGGGCAAGCCGCATGGTAGTGGTACCCTCAGCAAAACAACCGGAGCACCGATGGCGGGCATCTGGGATCAAGGCCGTTTTTTAGGGGCTAGTCGACTGGAAATTCTACAGAATCAGGTGGCCCTTCCCGAAGATACCCTCCAGTACCGCAATTGTAATGTAGAGTATTGCGCTACTGGCCTGGGACAGTTTGTTTACCGGAATGGAACCCGTTACGTCGGTTATTTTGCCAATGGGAACCCGGAGGGTTTGGGAAAAACTTTTTACACCTCGGGTGATCGGTACGAGGGTGGCTGGAAAAGCAACAATCCTCAAGGACGTGGGATCATGTACTATCGCGATGGCCGCATCCTCACCGCATTATGGGAAAAAGGGCTGCCCGTGCAAAAAATATTTGAAGAGACCCAAAAACCCAATGCCGGAACAAAACCGCCTTCCGCCAAACCTACTTCAGATGTAAAAATATGGGCAGTAGTAGTTGGTGCCGCACAATACAATCACCTGGTTTCCTTGCGTTTTACCGATGATGATGCTTACCTGGTATATGCTTTTTTGCGCAGCCCCGAAGGTGGTGCCGTACCCGAAAGTCAGATTCGGCTCTTGATTGATGAAGATGCTACCCGCAGTGGAATTCTCTCGGCCATGAACACACTTTATCAAAAAGCGGATGATAATGATGTGATTTTTTTCTATTTTTCCGGCCACGGCATTGAAGGCTCATTTTTGCCCATTGATTACGATGGTTACAACAATGGCATTCAACACGAGGAATTAAAAAATATCATCGAAAAAAGCCGCGCTAAGCACAAAATCATAATCGCTGACGCCTGTCATGCAGGTAGTATTGGCAATCCTCGGACTCCTGTTCACCTCGAACTTGAAAAGTTTTATCGGGCATTTGTAAGTACCAAAGGTGGTACTGCACTGTTCATGTCTTCAAAAAGTGAAGAATATTCACTTGAAGACAATGGTTTGCGATCAGGAGTATTCAGCCACTTTTTAATCAAGGGCTTAAAAGGTCCTGCTGATCAAGACCATAACAACCTGATAACCATCAAGGAAGCATTTGACTATGTACAACGCAACGTGCGTACCTATACGGCCAATGTACAAACACCTTTGTTGTTTGGCAC